CACCATCGTTATATAATACTTGGTCAGCTAATTCAGATGGTCCTTGACGTCTAAAGAAGAATAAGTTATCAGTATTCTTTCTATAGTAGTCAAAGTTGGCATCTAAATAATTTCCAAAGCTCATTTCTAAACCTCCTTGTAATTGTCTTGTAGTTTCCCATGTTAAATTAGGGTTTCCTGCAGTATCAAATACAAGAGCTAATTCTCCACCAACTAATTGAGCTTCGAATGTGTTGAAACCTGAAGCTTCGTTAACTCCTTGTTGATCACCAGTAACCCCCCAAGAAGCTTTAGCTTTTAAATATGATAAGAATGAATCCTGCATAAAGTCTTCTTCAGTTACAATCCAAGATGCTCCGATAGAACCGAATGTACCCCATTGGTCATTTACAAATCGAGAAGAACCATCTGTTCTTAAAGAAGCAGATAGGAAATATTTGTTAGCGAAATTATAATTTACTTGTCCAAAATAAGACTCGATACTTGATGCATCTACATAACCAGTTGCAGGAATCTGTGAAACTAAATAGTTGTCAAGGTTGTATAAACCAGGAACAACAACATTTGATTTATTAGCAAAATCTCTTTCAAATCTTCTTTCGAATGATTCATGTGCAGCTAACGCTTCTATACTATGGTCTCCAAATGAAGTTTTATAACGTAATAATTGAGTCATCGTTTGAGACCATCTCGTAGTATTCGTTAAACTTAAAGTACCATTATTTTCAGCATCTGTACCGTAAATGTGGTTACCTGCATTTACAAATTCTTGGTAAGAGTATTGACCTCCAAATTTAGTTTCTAAAGTTAATCCTTCAGCTAATTTAAAGTCTGCTCCAAAAGTTCCGTTAAGAGAGTGAGTTTCTCCTCCTACAAAATTTAAGACAGCAGTACCTACAGGATTTAATAAATCTGCATTTGGTCTAGATCTTGTGAATCCGTTAAGCGTTCCAGTTGGAGATCCGAAGTCGTATTGGTATCCTCCATAAATTGGATCTGGAATTTTATCACCTGTTCCAGGGAATCTTGCGAATACTGGATATATAGGTGCCATTTTATCAGCAAACTCGAAAAGGTTCTCTGAACCTGCAGTTTGACCGTTATTAGTGGTTTGAGCGAAAGAATAACCAATATTAGAAGTTATCTTTAACCATTCTTTTACGTTAGATGATAAATTTAATCTTGTAGTATATCTTGTAAAATCAGAGTTTAATGAGTATCCGTTATCATTTAAATAACCCATAGATACGAAGTATTTTGACTTATCTGATCCACCAGACATACGTAAGTTACCTTCTGTTCTGATTCCTTCACCAAAAGCTAAGTCAGCAAATCTTTCTGGAGTAAATAATCTTTGAACTCCTGAACGAACAGATCTAGTAGCTGGATCGATTAAATTTGCAGCGTCAGTAACATTCCACATGTTGTATCCTTGACCGATTCCGTTGTTTCCAAATAATCTTGAATTAGCAAAATCTACAGGATCAGCGGCACCGTTAATACGTCCGTTGTTAAATAAACCTTCCCATACTAAACCAACATATTCTTCTGGATTAGAGATTACGTTATATCTTGGGATGATTTGTACGTTAACCCCTGATTTTACATCAACTTCGATGAAAGATTTTTCAGCTGATGTACCAGTTCTTGTAGTAATTAATACAACACCATTTGCACCTCTAGATCCATAGATCGCAGTTGCAGTTGCATCTTTTAATACAGTTGTAGATTTAATATCAGATGGGTTGATAGAGTTTAAATCGAAAGTACTTCCCATTTGAACACCATCGATTACGTAAAGAGGAGTTCTGTTACCTAATGGAGAACCATATCCACGAATACGGATAGTACCAACAGAACCTGGCTGACCAGATGTGTTGATTACAGTTACCCCAGCAACCTCCCCAGCTAACGCTTGAGTAACGTTAGAGAAGTTTTTTGCTTCTAAGTTTTCTGTAGCTACTGTTGCAGCAGTACCAACATAAGCTTGCTTAGTTGTCGTACCATAACCTACTACGATAACCTCTTCAAGTAAATTGTCAGTTTCAAGAGTAAGACTGATGTTGTTAGATGAACCTACTACTCTCTCAGCAGTTTTCATACCAACAAAGCTAAAAACTAATACATCACCTGTCTTCGCTTTAATAGAGTAGTTACCATCAAAATCAGTTTCAGTACCAGAAGTGGTACCCTTTTTTAATACACTAACCCCAGGTAGCGGACCTGATTCGTCAGAAACAGTACCTGAAATCGTTCTCTCTTGCGCAAAGGAAATTTGCACAACCAACGCTAACAAAAGCGTTAAAATTCCATTAAACTTTGTTTTCATTGTATAATTGTTTGAATTAATCAAACGCTAAAGTCTTAATTTTATCTTAAATAAACAATTTTTTAACAGAAAAAACGATGTAGCTTTGGTTATTAATTATCTCATGAAGTTATCTTTTGATGAATAATTAAGGAAAATGTTCTTTTATTAAATACTTTCTATTTTTACTTGCTTAAGAAGTAACTAATTGATTCATTGTGTTTTTTAAATACATTTTGTCCCTGAGTTAGACCTAGATCAATAGCAGATCTGTAATGGATACCACCATATAGTCTGCTTACTGCCGCTTCTTTCGCAGCTTTTCTAAAAGAAGAAAATTTTCTTACAGGAAGTCCATATGGGAGTTCAGTTGTGTCATCAAATTGAAAATTATCTCCAAAAATATTGGTTAAAGTTTCTGATGCAGCGCCAGAAACAACTGAATGGCCACTTGTATATTCTGGGAATGGTGGTGTTTGTAACACAGGTTCCCAAGTTTCATCTAAATAATTATTGATTAAAGTTTCTGGCCTTACTAGATTGCTTCTATATTTTTCATCCCAACAGCTTATAAAAGCATCGGCAATAGATATAGAAGTTTTAGTGTAAGCGTGAACTGTTTCTTCAAAATTTGAATTCGTTTGTTTACAAGCTATTTTACATATTCCGATCCAGTGAGCTCCAGGAGTTATTTTTTTTGAGGCAAACATAAAATGTCCTCTTGTAACGGATACATAGGGATTACAATCCCAGAAACGAGCAATGGCAATTTCTTCTGAAGTGTCTCCTTTTTCGTTAATATCTTTAGTTACATTGTAAACTTCCATTAACTCTTTATGGAAATCACTATTCTTTTCTAATGAAAAAACCGGGTGAGACTTTGGTTTAAATTGTGAGGCAGAATCTAAAGCAAATGTTCTTATTTTATTCCAATGAGGTTCTATTGCGTCCATATATGATGGAGGAGTAGGTTTCCATTGTGAAGGATCATCGCTAAGGATATTATGTTCGGGCATTGTTCTAGTTTGCGCGTAATTGTCGTTATTCATCCATTGAATAATTTGAGATGAATAATGCATACCTTGTTTTTTGGAATCCTCAAAACTTTGTGAGTTTAATTTATTCCAAACTCCATATAAACTATCTCTGTAAGAAGTTAGTTTATCTTTCGAAAATATTAATTCTTTAGCGACATCCATATAGGCAATTAACGAAGCCAGTCTTTTATTTGACTTATTATTTGAGTCGAAATGGCTTAAGTTTAAATTTGTCAATTGGTTTGATAAGGATTTATATTTAGAGCTACCCGCGTTCAATGCTTCATAGGCGGCAATATTAGGATACACATATATTCTACTAGCAACGGGTGGTGAGAACACATCATGAATCATTATTTGTGTTAAATGATCGACTGTTGCATGATATTGATCCGATGAAATTTCAATTTCTTTTTGCTCTTTGGAACAAGATGCAAAAAAAACACTCAAAAGGATTAATGTAGTATATAGAGTTGGAGTAAATTTAGTTTTCATTGATAACATACGATTTTATGGTATCGTTATTTGGTACAATTAGTATTAATTTTTTGTCTTTTAAGTTTACGATTGCAGAGTTCCTGATTTCTTGCTCAAAAGGTTGAATTCCATATGTGCTAGCACTGCTGTAGTCGTCTTTACTAGATAATAATAGTCCTTTTATACTTTCATATCCTCCATGATAGGTATTCACAGATTTTGTGTTCCCGAATGCAAGGATATTCTCTTTGTTATTAATCTTAACTTTACTGAAAGTATTTAAAGGGGCTAGCTGGAATGTCTTTGGAAGTTCTTTGAAATTATCAAATTTACCATTGTCATTTTCTATATATCCTGATGAAAGATTGTTTACAAAATAAGTATGAGCTTTATTTAATGCTTTTTTGGTTAAAACTTCGTCAATAGTTTTTGTTGCATAGTCTTTGTATTTGACAAACCTTTTTTTGATAACATTCATTTGAGATGCTAATTCATCTTTGGAATAAATAGGATAATATTTTCCATTTATGTTATAAGCTAGAACAGTTTCGTTTTTACCATTACCATCAAAATCTGAATAGTACATATTTAATGGAGCATCAACCGAAGCTTTAAATTTTGTATTTGTCCCCCAGTTACCAAGTAAAATATCTTCATCACCGTCTTTATCAACGTCAAATGTTGTAACGGTTTGCCATAATCCCATTAGGTTAGGGTATTCATTAGATAAAGTTAGTTTTCCATTATTGTTAATATAAATTCTTGGGTAATCCCATTCTGTAGTGACTACTAAATCTTTAGTGCCGTCTTTATTTAAGTCTGTCCAAATAGCATCTGTGACATGAGAGTTAAGCTTGAAATTCTTATCAACTTCAAAGTTTCCTTTACCATTGTTGATTAAAATATAGGAATCTATAGATTGCCCAAAGTCATCAGGGTTAGATCTGTTTCCAACGAATAAATCTATATCTCCATCGTTATCATAGTCATAATGTTTAACACAAGCGGCAATGTTTTTATTAGCGGGAATTGAATTCGATTGGGTGAAGTTACCTTTATCATTTAAATACAATCGATCCAATTCATATTTCCAATTTCTTCGTTGGTTAATACCAGTACCAACATATAGATCAAGATCACCATCGTTATCTGCGTCGAAAAAAGTAGAACATGTATCTTCGAAGAAAGCATCTTTCTCAATATTAGGTATAGATGTTGAAACAAGAGCTTTTCCATTATTAAGGAATAATTGAGCAGGAGTTCCACATCCATTCCCGATAAATACATCTTCATAACCATTCTTGTCAATATCTCCTATAGATAAAGCTGGCCCTGATGTAGATACTTTATAAGGTATCAGCCGTTCAACATAAAAGTCATTGTATTTATCTTCTTTATGATTGTAATCGATAAGATTTGTTTGAGAAAATAAACTTGAATTTTTCATTTCGCTTGGTGACCAAGACGTTGTTGCGTTTTTGTTATATTTTATTGTGTTGAGATTATTAATCTCAGATTGTAATACGATTTGAGATTTGTTATTTGGCCATATGACTTTGATAGAATCTATTTTGTTTATTGTATCTAGACCAAAATGTAAATTATTGTCAACAGATGAAATAAAACCTCTTGAATTAAAAAGTTGTTTGAATTGTTGTTTGCCATTTGAATAGACTACTGCCTTAGTCCCAATTCCATTTTTGTTTCCTTTGGAATAGTTGAAGTTTAACTTAATGAAGTTTTTATTGGTTGTTGTGTTTTCGTAAATGAATGAAAAATCATTCATATTGTTCGTAATTAAATCTAAATCTCCATCTAGATCTAAATCGGCATATGTAGCTCCATTGGATATTGTAGCATAATCTTCAATCCAATCATTATTCTTATTTTCAAATTTTTCAGAATTACCTTTGAAAATTTGATTTGGCATTGTTCCTTTCGGCATTTCAGTTAATGATGCTAAGAGCCATTCGTCTTTTGATTTAGTCTTGTCTCTATATTTATAAGTACTTGCCACATACATTCTAAAATCGAGGTCATTTGGTCGTCTTAGAATTCCATTTGCAACAAATAAATCTTGATGTCCGTCATTATTGTAATCTGCAATAAGTGGACTCCAACTCCAATCTGTATCGGCAACTCCATTGAATAAAGCTTCTTCATTAAAGAAATTTCCTGAGTTATTTATTTGAAGCATGTTACGGGCGTATTGATCCTTGTATCCCAGTTTTTGAAGTTGAATTTGAATATTCAACATAGTGTCATCACCTTCAGATTCTTTGACTGCTCTTTCATCTTTTGGTAACATGTCAAGTGTAATTAAATCTTGAAAACCGTCACCATTAATATCAGCGGCATCACTTCCCATTGAAAATCTACTAATCATGGAAAATTTATTACCTAACGATTCAGTAAAGGTTCCATCTTGGTTGTTTAGATAATAATAATCATCCTCATGGAAATCATTACATACGTAAATATCGTCCCATCCATCATTATTAAAATCTGCTATAGATGCACTTAAACCATATCCGTTAGCGCCACCAAATATTTTTGCTTTTTCACTGTAATCAGTGAATTTGTTATTGTTATTTTGAAGTAAAACATCGCCAGTAAGACCTGTTCTTTTTTCTCTAAGTAGAGCAGGGCCATGTGAGGTTTTGGTATGTACAGCATGATTAACGATATAAATATCTAGGTCGTCATCTTTATCGTAATCGAAGAAATATGCTTGTGTAGAATAACCTTTGTAGTCTAAGTTGTATTCTTTAGATTTTTCTGAGAACGTGTTGTCTCCATTATTTATGTAAAGCTCATTGTGGCCTTTGAAGTCTAGGAGACCTGAAACGGCACACACATAAATATCTAGGTATCCGTCATTATTAATGTCGACAATTGTTGCTCCTGTTTGCCAGTCTGCCTTTCCTTTTACTCCAGCTTTTTCGGTTATGTCTTCGAAATTTAAGTTGCCTTTATTAAGGAATAATTTGTTATCACCTCTATTTGATATAAAAAAGAGATCGGGTAAGTTGTCATTATTGAAATCCCCCACACTTACACCACCGCCGTTATAGTAGTAGATGTAATTTATAATATTGTGATTGACGTCATCTTGAATTTCATTTTTAAATGTTAATCCAGTAACGTCTGAAGTTAATTTTTTGAATAAATGGTTAGATTTCTCTTGTTTGGTTTGGGGGTGTTCCTTCTTGCAGCTACTTAATATAAGGGAAAGTAGTGTGACTACCATTAAAAGCTTAGTTCTCATTAATCAGCAGAAAGATTTTATGTTTGTTAAAAGGAAAAGGGGTTGTTTATAACAACCCCTTCCTTGATTAATTCATTATTTAGTTTTGGGCTCCAGGAGAGTTGAAATCACTCTCGAAAGCTGGAACAGGCCAATATTCTAAATATCCATAGTTAATTGTTGCATTAGTATATACAGGAGTATAAGTTTGAACTGGATCCGTATTTGGAACTTGCTCAGTTAAACCAACAACCCATGCACCAGTTCTAGATCCAGAAGCGATTCCATAACGTCTAGCATCATAGAAAGCAAGACCTCTAAAGATTAATGCTAATCTTCTCTCTTTACGAACTTCTTCCCATGCATCTGCTTGAGATAAACCAGTTCCTACTGTTGCAGGTAAACCTGAATTTTGTAAGTTTCTAACTGCATCTAAATGAGCTAAACCACCTTCAATATCAGAAGTTCTAATTTTTGCTTCAGCTAATAATAACTCATTTTCTTCATGAGTTGCTCCGTAGTATAATTTGATTGCTCCAGCAGTACCTGATACGATTGGAGACGGGTCTTTCCAGAAGTAGTTACATCCATATTGTATTCCTCTTCCTCTAGGGTTAGGGAAAACGAAAGGATCGAAATATGCATCTAAACGATTATCTCCAGCATTTATATCTTGGATTAAACGTGGGCTAGGGAAGTACCAGAAACCAGAAACTACTCCAGGTAACCAACCATTATCTAATACAGTTGCTTCAGATGTCATAGAGAAAGCTTCTGTATTTGCGCTAACACCATTGTTACACCATGTGATAACGTTATTCCAATCGGCAGCAGTCATATCAGCTACCTTAGTACTATATACTAAATTACGAGCTCTTAAACTGTTGATGTTTTTAACTAAACCTGCCATATCAACTGAATTTCCAGCGATATCAATTTGAACATCAGATAAAATGGCGTTAAACGCTGTAGCGTCTGCTACTCCATTTATAGTAGTTGTTAAAACGTCTAAAATTCTCTCTGACTCAGCGATTAATCCAGCACTGTTTACAAAAGAATTGTTTGTTGCACCAGGAACGTCATTGATAACACCTTGTTCGTACATTAATCCTAATCTAGAGTAAGCATATGCTTTCCACCATAAGGCCCAAGCTTTATAAGCATCTTTTTGAGAAGCGCTTAAATCTTCAGTGTTATCAATATTATCTAAAATAACATTTGCGTGATTGTTAACCGCATAGTATTCTGCCCATTCGTATTGAGTTGGGTTGTCAGAACCAGCAGCTCTTGTGTTTCTTACTGCGATCTCACCAGGTTGTGGTCCTCCTGCAGGAGGTGTAATAGTTTGAGACGCTGGAATTGTAATACCAGTAGGAGGAGGAACAAGAACATTGCTGTCGAATTGAAGAGATGCTGTTTGGTTTACCCAACGACCTCCAAAATTACCCCAAGGCATTGTTAAGTTATCTCCCATTGTCTCATGATAACCAGACACAAACCAGAAGTTTACACTTCTTGCTGGGTCTGTTGTGTGAATATACATACCTTTAGCATAACCTTGCATACCCGTTGGAGTAAGAAGTGCTGCTAAAGTAGGTTCGTTTTGGTTTACAGGTTCTATGTCTGTATCTATTAAGTTATCTTGACAAGAAACTAATAAACCTAAAACGAATATTGATAATAATTTAAATTTTTTCATCTTAATATTTGTTTTTTATTTTAGAAAGAAACAGTTACACCTAAGTTGATACTCTTAGTGTTAGGCATAGTAAATTCGTCAAAACCTCTTTGGAATGTGTTACCAAAAGTTCTCGAAGCTTCTGGGTCTAAACCAGTATAATCTGTAATCGTTAATAAATTTCTTCCTGCAATTCTTACATCTAAAGCATCAATAAAGTCAGTCTTTATAAATTTCTTTAATTTGAAGTTAACAGCAATCGATCTTAATCTTAAGAAAGAAGCATCTTCTAAGAAGTGAGATAAAGGAACGTTTGTGTTGTATAACGAAGTGTAATATTGAACGAATGCCCCAGTTTGCGCAGTTCCAGAAGGATCTTCGATAGTAACTGGTACAGATGTGTCAGCATGTAATCCGTTGTTATATAACCATTGTTTAGCATTGTTATAAGCTTCCAAACCTTGGAACCAATCTAATTGCATAGATAAGTTAACGAAGTCGCTAATTTGGAAGTCATTAATGAAAGTCATTACGAAATCAGGTTGAGAACTACCTAAAGTTCTTTTGTCTGGAGTAATAACTACATTACCAGTGTTTTTGTTTACGATATATCCGCTACTTGCTTGTGTAAAGTTTCCTTGATCTGCAGTAGGGATAATTAAGTTACCGTCTAAATCAGTCTCATTTAAGTCAGTTACAACTTTGAATAAAGAGAAAGTACCAACTTCTTGTCCTTCTTCTAATACGAAGTTATCACTTACAACTAACGGCTGTCCACTTGCAATTCTATCTAAAGTTGCTTTCGATTTAGTAAAACGAACTCCAAAGTTCCAACCAAAATCTTCTGAAGTATAAACTTGAGTATCAGCAGAAATTTCAATACCATTACTTGATAAATCATAGTTATTAGACTGGATACCAGAAGCACCAGTAGTAGGAGCTAATTCACCTCTAAAGATTGCTCCAGTAGTTTCTCTTGTAAAGTAGTTAACGAAACCATTAACGTTCGAGAACCAAGCACCTTCACTAGGTGTGAATCCATAGTCTAAACCAACTTCTAATTCTTTAGTTCTTTCTACTTCTAAAGCCTCGTTAGATAAGTTAGCAGGGAAAGATAAACCTACATCACCACCTAAAGTTGTTCCTGGTAAAGTGATTAAGTTACTTGAGAATGGAGGTTGGATACCAGCCTCACCATAAGCAGCTCTTAATTTTAATAAGTTCACTGCATCGTTTTCAAATGTATCAGCGATATTAAAATAAGCATCAGCTCTTGGGAATGTAAAATCTAATCCAGAACCAAATCTGTTAGAAAAATCTTGTCTGAAACCAGCAGAGAATCCGAATAAACTTCCAAAATCAAATTTTTGGTTAACTAAATATCCATATGTTCTGAATGGAGATTCTGTATATCCATTGAATACTTTAGTGCTTGATTGGCTAATGTTGTAAGTTCCAAATGCACCAAATGGGTTGTCTGTACCACTTACACTATTAGATACTAAGTTTCTGTCTCTCCAGTCAAAGTTAACTGTAGTTGTAGATACGATGTTAGTATCCCATCCAAATTGTTCTTTGAAGTCTAAACTTAATGTAGCAGAAGCTAAGAAGTTTTGGAAGTATTCTTGATTTGTAATAAAGTTGATTCTACCAGTTTTGTTATTTGTAATAACTCTTTCTTGTTGGTGATCACTCTTGTTTTCTTGGAAGAAAGTAAAGTTTTGAGTATATGTATCATAACCATACTTTACATCAAAAGTTAAGTAGTCAGTAGGACTATAGTTTAAGTTAAAGTTAGAAATATAACGAGTAATCTCATCTAACCTTGTTTGATATCTTCTAAAGAAGAATGGGTTAGTAGAGTTTGGATCAGTTAAATCTGGTTGTACAACAAAATCTCCGTCACTGTTTCTTACGTTTAATAAATCTACATGAGGTAAGTTTTGGAATACATTGTTAATTAAGTTATTCGCGTTTGCGTTATCAGTGTTAGTACCAGTGTCATTTGAACTGTTAATAACGTCAAAACGTCCAGAAACTTTTAAGTTATCAGCTAAATCAACTCCTAAGTTAAAACGAGCATCATACTTAACATATTGACCAGGAACAAGAACAGATTCTTGCTCGGTTCTGTTTGCAGCTAATAAGTAGCTAGTTTTTTCTGAACCTCCTACTAAGTTAACTCCTAAAGTTTGGTTAACAGCAGTGTTAAATAAAACATCTGTAGCATCAAAAGTTTGCTCTGCATAAGGAGTGTTGTTGATTCCCGCATCTCCTAATTGAGAAGTTCCAACAGCAACAGCGTTAATAGCAACTGCACCATATTGAGCTTCGTTGTTTAAATCTGTAACTCTCAATCCGTTAGTGTCTGTTAAGAACCCTTGAGCATCAGTTTGGTATCTGTGTAATGAAGATCTTTTTAATCCGTCTCCAGCGATAGCGTCAACAATACCAACATCAGTTCTAACAGTAACTTTCATTTTACCTGCTTTACCTCTTTTTGTGATAATGTTGATTACCCCGTTCGCTCCTTGTGCACCGTAAATAGTACCTGCAGCAGCACCAGAGATAGTTTCTACTCTTTCAACTGTTGTAAAGTCAATATCAGCTAAACGTGAACTTTGGTTAGATGCACCACCAATACTTGTGCTTGAATCTAGAATTTGAACCCCATCAATTAAAATCATTGGTTGAGAACTATTAAGAGAGTTAATCGCTCTTAATATGATGTTTTGTTGCTGACCTGGCTGTCCAGTAGTAGATTGGATAATTGTACCCGCAATTTTTCCTTGTAAAGCTTGGTCAATAGATTGAGTTCCTGGGGATTCTAATTTTTTAAGAGATATCGAATTTACCGAAACCCCTAATTTCTTTCTTGAAGTTCCTGTTGCCACC
This genomic window from Tenacibaculum sp. 190524A05c contains:
- a CDS encoding SusC/RagA family TonB-linked outer membrane protein — its product is MKTKFNGILTLLLALVVQISFAQERTISGTVSDESGPLPGVSVLKKGTTSGTETDFDGNYSIKAKTGDVLVFSFVGMKTAERVVGSSNNISLTLETDNLLEEVIVVGYGTTTKQAYVGTAATVATENLEAKNFSNVTQALAGEVAGVTVINTSGQPGSVGTIRIRGYGSPLGNRTPLYVIDGVQMGSTFDLNSINPSDIKSTTVLKDATATAIYGSRGANGVVLITTRTGTSAEKSFIEVDVKSGVNVQIIPRYNVISNPEEYVGLVWEGLFNNGRINGAADPVDFANSRLFGNNGIGQGYNMWNVTDAANLIDPATRSVRSGVQRLFTPERFADLAFGEGIRTEGNLRMSGGSDKSKYFVSMGYLNDNGYSLNSDFTRYTTRLNLSSNVKEWLKITSNIGYSFAQTTNNGQTAGSENLFEFADKMAPIYPVFARFPGTGDKIPDPIYGGYQYDFGSPTGTLNGFTRSRPNADLLNPVGTAVLNFVGGETHSLNGTFGADFKLAEGLTLETKFGGQYSYQEFVNAGNHIYGTDAENNGTLSLTNTTRWSQTMTQLLRYKTSFGDHSIEALAAHESFERRFERDFANKSNVVVPGLYNLDNYLVSQIPATGYVDASSIESYFGQVNYNFANKYFLSASLRTDGSSRFVNDQWGTFGSIGASWIVTEEDFMQDSFLSYLKAKASWGVTGDQQGVNEASGFNTFEAQLVGGELALVFDTAGNPNLTWETTRQLQGGLEMSFGNYLDANFDYYRKNTDNLFFFRRQGPSELADQVLYNDGEVLNAGFEFDLTAHLVNNDNFKLDLSLNGEIIQNEMVEMPLDNTTGLPKVIDSGSSDDGAYAFAKGRSIFDFFMQEWAGVDPSDGAPMWYQYYDDKNDNGVLDAGEGDFATLPNGDPSTTSSLFEYRNAGGDVNIKRQVTKTYADATQVFIDKTLIPDVRGAFRLTGKVGNFDFATQFTYSLGGYAYDGQYAELMSDRFGAAGNNYHTDIRNRWQQPGDITDVPLLSDATVANVTSLSSRFVTSTDYIALNNARIGYSVPSSFMENSGIDAINLWVSGDNLFINTAREGFNPSIRETGSSGRRIYAPATTITMGVRVKF
- a CDS encoding vanadium-dependent haloperoxidase → MKTKFTPTLYTTLILLSVFFASCSKEQKEIEISSDQYHATVDHLTQIMIHDVFSPPVASRIYVYPNIAAYEALNAGSSKYKSLSNQLTNLNLSHFDSNNKSNKRLASLIAYMDVAKELIFSKDKLTSYRDSLYGVWNKLNSQSFEDSKKQGMHYSSQIIQWMNNDNYAQTRTMPEHNILSDDPSQWKPTPPSYMDAIEPHWNKIRTFALDSASQFKPKSHPVFSLEKNSDFHKELMEVYNVTKDINEKGDTSEEIAIARFWDCNPYVSVTRGHFMFASKKITPGAHWIGICKIACKQTNSNFEETVHAYTKTSISIADAFISCWDEKYRSNLVRPETLINNYLDETWEPVLQTPPFPEYTSGHSVVSGAASETLTNIFGDNFQFDDTTELPYGLPVRKFSSFRKAAKEAAVSRLYGGIHYRSAIDLGLTQGQNVFKKHNESISYFLSK
- a CDS encoding VCBS repeat-containing protein, which codes for MRTKLLMVVTLLSLILSSCKKEHPQTKQEKSNHLFKKLTSDVTGLTFKNEIQDDVNHNIINYIYYYNGGGVSVGDFNNDNLPDLFFISNRGDNKLFLNKGNLNFEDITEKAGVKGKADWQTGATIVDINNDGYLDIYVCAVSGLLDFKGHNELYINNGDNTFSEKSKEYNLDYKGYSTQAYFFDYDKDDDLDIYIVNHAVHTKTSHGPALLREKRTGLTGDVLLQNNNNKFTDYSEKAKIFGGANGYGLSASIADFNNDGWDDIYVCNDFHEDDYYYLNNQDGTFTESLGNKFSMISRFSMGSDAADINGDGFQDLITLDMLPKDERAVKESEGDDTMLNIQIQLQKLGYKDQYARNMLQINNSGNFFNEEALFNGVADTDWSWSPLIADYNNDGHQDLFVANGILRRPNDLDFRMYVASTYKYRDKTKSKDEWLLASLTEMPKGTMPNQIFKGNSEKFENKNNDWIEDYATISNGATYADLDLDGDLDLITNNMNDFSFIYENTTTNKNFIKLNFNYSKGNKNGIGTKAVVYSNGKQQFKQLFNSRGFISSVDNNLHFGLDTINKIDSIKVIWPNNKSQIVLQSEINNLNTIKYNKNATTSWSPSEMKNSSLFSQTNLIDYNHKEDKYNDFYVERLIPYKVSTSGPALSIGDIDKNGYEDVFIGNGCGTPAQLFLNNGKALVSTSIPNIEKDAFFEDTCSTFFDADNDGDLDLYVGTGINQRRNWKYELDRLYLNDKGNFTQSNSIPANKNIAACVKHYDYDNDGDIDLFVGNRSNPDDFGQSIDSYILINNGKGNFEVDKNFKLNSHVTDAIWTDLNKDGTKDLVVTTEWDYPRIYINNNGKLTLSNEYPNLMGLWQTVTTFDVDKDGDEDILLGNWGTNTKFKASVDAPLNMYYSDFDGNGKNETVLAYNINGKYYPIYSKDELASQMNVIKKRFVKYKDYATKTIDEVLTKKALNKAHTYFVNNLSSGYIENDNGKFDNFKELPKTFQLAPLNTFSKVKINNKENILAFGNTKSVNTYHGGYESIKGLLLSSKDDYSSASTYGIQPFEQEIRNSAIVNLKDKKLILIVPNNDTIKSYVINEN
- a CDS encoding RagB/SusD family nutrient uptake outer membrane protein — its product is MKKFKLLSIFVLGLLVSCQDNLIDTDIEPVNQNEPTLAALLTPTGMQGYAKGMYIHTTDPARSVNFWFVSGYHETMGDNLTMPWGNFGGRWVNQTASLQFDSNVLVPPPTGITIPASQTITPPAGGPQPGEIAVRNTRAAGSDNPTQYEWAEYYAVNNHANVILDNIDNTEDLSASQKDAYKAWALWWKAYAYSRLGLMYEQGVINDVPGATNNSFVNSAGLIAESERILDVLTTTINGVADATAFNAILSDVQIDIAGNSVDMAGLVKNINSLRARNLVYSTKVADMTAADWNNVITWCNNGVSANTEAFSMTSEATVLDNGWLPGVVSGFWYFPSPRLIQDINAGDNRLDAYFDPFVFPNPRGRGIQYGCNYFWKDPSPIVSGTAGAIKLYYGATHEENELLLAEAKIRTSDIEGGLAHLDAVRNLQNSGLPATVGTGLSQADAWEEVRKERRLALIFRGLAFYDARRYGIASGSRTGAWVVGLTEQVPNTDPVQTYTPVYTNATINYGYLEYWPVPAFESDFNSPGAQN